The Marinilongibacter aquaticus genome has a window encoding:
- a CDS encoding methionyl-tRNA formyltransferase codes for MRILILTQDDPFFLAKNIRFLLNKLPKGAEVVGTVLFDVSPFGKRESLKDKMKKTYDIFGFSFFVYYGIKYVLAKLNPLHSVAKTMKEFNIPIIQLEGNVNSPKNLEIIQSYKPDLLVSIGGNQIFRRPLLDSATHGCINLHTAPLPKYRGLMPSFWVMRFNETHTGVSVFFVDEGIDSGPILVQKIVEIGDRSQEELIKYTKQIGMESIIECIEKIQSGQYELIPNNEEEMTYYSFPTKEDVRAFKANGKRFY; via the coding sequence ATGAGAATTTTAATACTTACACAAGACGACCCTTTTTTCCTCGCCAAAAACATTCGCTTTCTGCTCAACAAGCTCCCCAAGGGGGCAGAAGTGGTGGGCACTGTGCTTTTCGATGTTTCGCCTTTTGGCAAACGCGAAAGCCTGAAGGACAAAATGAAAAAGACCTACGACATTTTCGGCTTTTCGTTTTTCGTGTATTATGGCATAAAGTACGTTTTGGCGAAACTGAACCCTTTGCATTCCGTAGCCAAAACCATGAAGGAGTTCAACATACCGATCATCCAACTGGAAGGCAATGTGAATTCGCCGAAAAACTTGGAAATCATTCAATCTTACAAACCCGATTTGCTGGTTTCGATTGGCGGCAACCAAATTTTCAGAAGACCGTTGCTCGATTCGGCCACTCACGGCTGCATCAATTTGCATACGGCTCCATTGCCCAAATACCGCGGACTCATGCCCTCTTTTTGGGTGATGCGATTCAATGAAACACATACGGGTGTTTCGGTATTTTTTGTAGATGAAGGCATCGATTCGGGGCCAATTTTGGTGCAAAAAATTGTTGAAATTGGAGACCGCAGTCAAGAAGAATTGATCAAATACACCAAACAAATCGGTATGGAATCGATTATTGAGTGCATTGAAAAAATACAAAGCGGCCAATACGAACTTATCCCAAACAACGAAGAAGAAATGACGTACTATTCTTTTCCGACGAAAGAAGATGTAAGGGCATTCAAAGCCAACGGGAAACGGTTTTATTAA
- a CDS encoding glycosyltransferase family 2 protein, translating into MKISIVTAAFNNVDTIAHCIQSLQNQTFKEVEHVIIDGGSTDGTLDILEQYKDQIVYISEPDKGIYDALNKGLKLASGQVIGTLGADDFYPNNDILEAVWQKFEETGAEAVYGDKNFVNPENIEKEVRHWVSGEYKIENWLKGWMPPHLSFYLRKVNFEKYGPYITDFRSSGDYELMLRMLYKHQLKTAYLPKLVVTMRTGGTSTASLKHRIRANKEDRRAWAVNNLKPKWYTLWMKPISKISQFF; encoded by the coding sequence ATGAAAATCAGCATTGTCACCGCTGCGTTCAACAATGTGGACACCATCGCACATTGTATTCAAAGCCTGCAAAACCAGACCTTCAAAGAAGTCGAACACGTCATTATCGACGGAGGATCAACCGATGGCACCCTCGACATTCTGGAACAATACAAAGACCAAATCGTATATATTTCTGAACCCGATAAAGGCATTTACGATGCCTTGAACAAAGGCTTAAAACTGGCTTCTGGCCAAGTGATCGGTACTTTGGGAGCGGATGATTTTTACCCCAACAATGACATTTTGGAGGCTGTTTGGCAAAAATTTGAAGAAACCGGTGCAGAAGCTGTTTACGGCGACAAGAACTTTGTCAATCCAGAAAACATCGAAAAAGAAGTACGGCATTGGGTTTCTGGCGAATACAAAATCGAAAACTGGCTCAAAGGCTGGATGCCACCGCATTTATCTTTTTACCTTCGGAAAGTCAATTTCGAAAAATACGGCCCCTACATCACCGATTTCAGAAGTTCCGGCGATTATGAGCTCATGCTTCGTATGCTTTACAAGCACCAATTGAAAACCGCCTACCTTCCGAAACTGGTCGTGACAATGCGTACGGGCGGCACCTCCACCGCTTCTTTGAAGCATCGGATTCGGGCCAACAAAGAAGACCGAAGGGCTTGGGCCGTCAACAATTTAAAACCCAAATGGTATACCCTTTGGATGAAACCCATTTCTAAAATATCACAGTTTTTCTAG
- a CDS encoding regulatory protein RecX, whose product MDKQILVKAANFCAYQERTQDELRQRLKAWNVYGNEAEELIAELISQDYINEERFAKTYAGGKFRVKKWGKIKIEQALKIKGLSDYCIQQGLREIDEEEYFLVLQALLHKKLHEYRELENPFIRKRKTADYAIRKGFESALVWDILREI is encoded by the coding sequence ATGGACAAACAAATTCTAGTCAAGGCCGCCAATTTTTGTGCCTATCAGGAAAGGACACAAGACGAGCTGCGGCAAAGGTTGAAAGCATGGAACGTGTACGGCAACGAAGCCGAAGAGCTTATTGCCGAACTTATCTCACAGGATTATATCAACGAGGAACGTTTTGCCAAAACCTATGCAGGCGGGAAATTTAGGGTGAAAAAATGGGGCAAAATAAAAATAGAGCAGGCCCTGAAAATAAAGGGGCTTTCGGATTACTGCATACAACAAGGCTTGCGGGAAATTGATGAAGAAGAATACTTTCTGGTTTTGCAGGCTTTGCTGCACAAAAAACTGCACGAATACCGCGAATTGGAAAACCCGTTTATCCGCAAAAGAAAAACGGCCGATTATGCCATTCGAAAAGGTTTTGAATCTGCTTTGGTTTGGGATATTCTTCGCGAAATCTAG
- the sppA gene encoding signal peptide peptidase SppA, translating into MLQFFKYVLATVAGLFVFAFFSFMIMIGIASVLAGGDSQVEVKPNSILKLDLNQQIIENAPTEDPLEMLFSSQNPKVGLVDLKAAIANAKLDPKIEGIYIRADYPMSGFSSLEELRAALVDFKSSGKFVYSYGDVMSEKAFYVNSMADRIFLPETGDIEFNGLAAEITFLKGLFEKIGVKPEIFRVGEFKSAVEPLIRTNMSEANKLQTTSYLNSIADDIYGQIAESRSISREELNVILNNPVGSVEEAKAKKLITDVAYFDEFEAALREKIGLDEDKKLEFVDLAEYRNAKKLVKEGDRKKRVAVILAQGDIVSGKGDSGSIGAQSFIDELRKSAEDDKVKAIVLRINSPGGSALASDLMWREIQLAKKKKPVYASMGDYAASGGYYMAMGCDTIVANPSTITGSIGIFGILLNTQELMNNKLGITFDAVETHEHANFASSVSPIPESERAMIQNSVNAGYERFTSKAALGRKMKLDDLKAIASGRVWTGTQAKENGLVDVLGNLNDAIELAAKRAGIEEDYSVRYYPKAKTDIERFLEKISGSADTKLKQKLGALAPYLDETNKLLEMDKVQARMLGDVEIQ; encoded by the coding sequence ATGTTACAATTTTTTAAATACGTTTTGGCCACGGTGGCGGGGCTATTCGTTTTTGCGTTCTTTTCGTTCATGATAATGATCGGAATCGCATCGGTTTTGGCAGGAGGGGATTCTCAGGTAGAGGTGAAACCGAATTCGATATTGAAATTGGATTTGAACCAACAGATCATTGAGAATGCACCCACAGAAGATCCCTTGGAAATGCTTTTCAGTTCGCAGAATCCGAAGGTGGGCTTGGTGGATCTGAAAGCGGCTATAGCCAATGCCAAGCTCGATCCGAAAATTGAAGGAATCTATATTCGTGCAGATTATCCGATGTCGGGTTTTTCGAGCCTGGAAGAGCTCAGGGCGGCTTTGGTAGATTTCAAGAGTTCGGGCAAGTTTGTGTACAGTTATGGCGATGTCATGAGCGAAAAGGCTTTTTATGTCAATTCGATGGCCGACCGCATTTTCCTTCCCGAAACCGGAGATATAGAATTTAACGGGCTAGCAGCCGAAATAACTTTTTTGAAGGGTTTGTTCGAAAAAATTGGGGTCAAACCGGAGATATTTCGCGTAGGTGAGTTCAAAAGTGCAGTAGAGCCGCTTATTCGCACCAACATGAGCGAGGCCAACAAGCTGCAAACTACGTCTTATCTAAACAGCATTGCAGATGACATTTACGGACAGATTGCGGAATCGAGAAGCATTTCGCGAGAAGAACTGAATGTCATTTTGAACAATCCAGTCGGTTCTGTAGAAGAGGCAAAGGCCAAAAAATTGATAACAGATGTGGCTTATTTCGATGAATTTGAGGCCGCATTGCGTGAGAAAATTGGGTTGGACGAAGACAAGAAATTGGAGTTTGTGGATTTGGCAGAATATAGAAATGCCAAGAAGCTGGTAAAAGAAGGCGATCGCAAAAAACGTGTAGCGGTAATATTGGCCCAAGGCGATATCGTCAGCGGCAAGGGTGATAGTGGAAGTATTGGTGCACAATCTTTTATCGACGAATTGAGGAAATCCGCCGAAGACGATAAAGTGAAGGCTATTGTGTTGCGTATCAATTCGCCAGGAGGAAGTGCATTGGCCTCCGACTTGATGTGGCGTGAAATTCAATTGGCCAAAAAGAAAAAGCCCGTGTATGCGAGTATGGGCGATTATGCGGCGTCTGGAGGGTATTACATGGCCATGGGCTGCGATACCATTGTGGCCAATCCGAGTACCATAACCGGTTCCATTGGTATCTTTGGTATTTTGTTGAATACCCAAGAGTTGATGAACAACAAACTGGGCATTACCTTCGATGCGGTAGAAACGCACGAGCACGCCAATTTTGCTTCCAGTGTGAGCCCTATTCCTGAGTCTGAGCGTGCAATGATTCAGAATTCGGTAAATGCAGGATATGAGCGTTTTACGAGCAAGGCGGCTTTGGGCAGAAAGATGAAATTGGACGATTTGAAAGCAATAGCCAGCGGCCGTGTTTGGACGGGGACTCAAGCAAAGGAAAACGGTCTGGTTGATGTTTTGGGTAACCTGAACGACGCGATTGAATTGGCGGCAAAACGTGCAGGAATAGAAGAGGATTACAGTGTACGTTACTACCCGAAAGCCAAAACAGACATTGAAAGATTTTTGGAGAAAATATCGGGTTCTGCCGATACGAAATTGAAGCAGAAATTGGGTGCATTGGCACCGTATTTAGACGAAACCAACAAATTGCTGGAAATGGATAAAGTTCAGGCCCGCATGTTGGGAGATGTTGAAATTCAGTAA
- the gyrB gene encoding DNA topoisomerase (ATP-hydrolyzing) subunit B: MSEESQQKKDYSANNIQVLEGLEAVRKRPAMYIGDVGVKGLHHLIWEVVDNSIDEALAGYCDTIDVTINEDNSITVNDNGRGIPVGYHEKEKKSALEVVMTVLHAGGKFDKDTYKVSGGLHGVGVSCVNALSTHLRAEVHLGGKIYEQEYEMGRPLYSVREIGTTELRGTTIHFVPDASIFTTTEYKYETVSNRLRELSFLNKGIKLTLTDKRRMDEDGNYFSDEFLSEGGLVEFVEYIDQGRERLIPKPMFMEGEKDGVPVDVSMIYNTSYSENVSSFVNNINTHEGGTHVSGFRMALTRTLKGYADKSGMLAKEKIDISGDDFREGLTAVISVKVAEPQFEGQTKTKLGNSEVTSAVSGCVQEMLENYLEENPKEAKAIVEKVIVAAKARIAARKAREMVQRKNVLTGTGLPGKLADCANSDPHECEIYLVEGDSAGGSAKQGRDRAFQAILPLRGKILNVEKAQEYKIYENDEIKNIITALGVRMGKDGDEKALDLEKLRYHKIIIMTDADIDGSHIRTLILTFFYRFMREIIENGYLYIAQPPFYLVKKGTKSEYCWTEEQREMAIARLAGNGNPESVNVQRYKGLGEMNPEQLWETTMDPDGRTLKQVTIDSAAEADHLFSMLMGDEVAPRREFIEKNAKYANVDV, encoded by the coding sequence ATGTCTGAAGAATCGCAACAAAAGAAAGACTACTCGGCCAATAATATTCAGGTATTGGAAGGCTTGGAGGCGGTAAGGAAAAGACCCGCGATGTATATCGGGGATGTGGGCGTAAAAGGCCTTCACCACCTTATCTGGGAGGTAGTCGACAACTCAATCGACGAAGCCTTGGCGGGCTATTGTGACACCATCGACGTGACCATCAACGAGGACAATTCCATAACCGTAAACGACAACGGTCGAGGGATTCCGGTGGGCTACCACGAAAAGGAGAAAAAGTCGGCATTGGAAGTGGTAATGACGGTGTTGCACGCTGGGGGTAAATTCGATAAAGATACTTACAAGGTATCCGGCGGTCTTCACGGTGTGGGGGTGTCTTGTGTGAATGCCCTTTCTACTCACTTGCGTGCCGAAGTGCATTTGGGTGGGAAAATATACGAGCAGGAATATGAAATGGGGCGACCGCTCTATTCTGTGCGTGAAATTGGCACTACCGAATTGCGTGGAACAACCATTCACTTTGTGCCAGATGCCAGTATTTTTACCACAACAGAGTATAAATACGAAACTGTTTCGAACCGTCTTCGCGAATTGTCTTTCTTGAATAAGGGCATTAAACTGACCCTGACCGACAAACGCAGAATGGATGAAGATGGAAACTATTTTAGTGACGAGTTTCTTTCTGAAGGTGGATTGGTCGAATTCGTGGAGTATATTGATCAGGGTAGAGAAAGGTTGATTCCTAAGCCTATGTTTATGGAAGGCGAAAAGGATGGCGTGCCTGTTGATGTGTCTATGATCTACAACACCTCGTATTCAGAGAACGTCTCGTCTTTTGTCAACAACATCAATACCCACGAAGGCGGAACCCACGTTTCGGGTTTTCGAATGGCCCTTACCCGAACCTTGAAAGGCTATGCCGATAAATCGGGAATGTTGGCCAAAGAGAAAATCGATATCTCGGGCGATGATTTCCGTGAAGGGCTTACCGCTGTGATTTCCGTAAAAGTGGCTGAACCTCAATTTGAAGGACAAACCAAGACAAAACTGGGGAACTCGGAAGTGACTTCTGCGGTGAGCGGCTGTGTGCAAGAAATGCTCGAAAATTATCTTGAAGAAAACCCAAAAGAGGCCAAAGCCATTGTCGAAAAGGTAATCGTGGCGGCGAAAGCACGTATTGCGGCCCGAAAGGCCCGCGAAATGGTCCAAAGGAAAAACGTACTGACAGGTACAGGCTTGCCGGGTAAATTGGCCGATTGTGCAAACTCAGATCCGCACGAATGTGAAATTTATCTTGTAGAGGGTGATTCGGCAGGGGGCTCTGCAAAGCAAGGCCGCGACCGTGCCTTTCAAGCTATTCTGCCTTTGCGTGGTAAAATATTGAATGTGGAAAAAGCCCAAGAATACAAGATTTACGAAAATGATGAAATCAAGAACATCATTACTGCATTGGGTGTGAGAATGGGGAAAGATGGCGATGAAAAAGCCCTCGACCTCGAGAAATTGCGTTATCACAAGATCATTATCATGACGGATGCCGATATCGACGGCAGCCACATACGTACCTTGATACTTACGTTTTTCTATCGTTTCATGCGAGAAATTATTGAAAACGGATATCTATACATTGCTCAACCGCCGTTTTACTTGGTGAAAAAAGGCACCAAATCGGAATATTGCTGGACGGAAGAACAGCGTGAAATGGCCATTGCGAGATTGGCTGGAAATGGAAACCCAGAGTCTGTGAACGTGCAGCGATACAAAGGTTTGGGAGAAATGAACCCCGAGCAACTTTGGGAAACAACGATGGATCCGGATGGAAGAACCCTGAAGCAGGTGACTATCGATTCGGCGGCGGAAGCCGATCACTTGTTTTCGATGCTCATGGGAGACGAAGTGGCCCCGCGTCGCGAGTTCATCGAAAAGAACGCCAAATATGCAAATGTGGATGTTTAA
- a CDS encoding AMP-binding protein — protein MDLKPWLNHYPKGIPAEIDINSYANLIDAIEKGLEAHASAEAFVYMDKVFTFSEIEKLSLNFAAYLQHLGLKPGDRIALQMPNCIQYPIALFGALRAGLVIVNTNPLYTPREMKHQFTDSGASAIVIVANFASHLEAVIADTAIEHVIITELGDMLNFPKKQLVNFVVKRVKKMVPAYRLPEAVNFVTALQIGNSCPYTRPEVKNTDLAFIQYTGGTTGVSKGAALDHINLIANIEAVAAWFQPMVGKTKDLCTLGALPFYHIFALTVNVLTGVKLGFKNVLVVNPRDQKALCKDLKKNPITIFPGLNTLFNALLHNEDFRKLDFSNLKITIAGGMALQKSVADEWEKLTGCRITEGYGLSETSPVLSVNPVDGTQQIGTIGIPVPSTIMRVLKEDGTWAEADEVGEICAFGPQVMKGYYKRPQETEKVFVKDELGRDFFKTGDIGLMREDGYFKIVDRKKDMILVSGFNVYPNEVEDVLAQHPDIVEVACVGVKDARSTEAVKVFIVRKNESLTADEVKRFARENLTAYKCPKQVEFRDELPKTNVGKILRRKLKEEDESVHS, from the coding sequence ATGGACCTTAAACCGTGGTTAAACCACTATCCCAAAGGGATTCCGGCTGAAATAGATATCAATTCATACGCCAATCTGATCGACGCAATCGAAAAAGGTTTGGAGGCTCATGCTTCGGCAGAAGCCTTCGTGTACATGGATAAAGTGTTTACTTTTTCTGAGATAGAGAAGCTTTCGTTGAACTTCGCGGCGTATTTGCAGCACTTGGGTTTGAAACCAGGTGACCGGATCGCTTTGCAAATGCCCAATTGCATTCAATACCCTATCGCTCTTTTTGGGGCTTTAAGAGCCGGCTTGGTTATCGTTAACACCAATCCGCTGTACACGCCGCGTGAGATGAAGCATCAGTTTACAGATTCTGGAGCTTCGGCCATTGTGATTGTGGCCAATTTTGCCAGTCACCTCGAGGCGGTCATTGCCGACACGGCCATCGAACATGTGATCATTACAGAATTGGGAGACATGTTGAATTTCCCGAAGAAACAATTGGTCAATTTTGTGGTGAAGCGTGTAAAAAAAATGGTACCTGCCTATCGTTTACCCGAGGCCGTGAATTTTGTCACGGCTTTGCAAATCGGGAATTCTTGCCCTTATACCCGTCCTGAAGTGAAAAATACCGATTTGGCTTTCATACAATACACGGGTGGCACTACAGGTGTGTCGAAAGGAGCAGCTTTGGATCATATCAACCTCATTGCCAATATCGAGGCTGTGGCAGCTTGGTTTCAGCCGATGGTAGGTAAGACCAAAGATTTGTGTACATTGGGTGCTTTGCCTTTCTATCATATTTTCGCCCTTACTGTCAATGTGTTGACAGGAGTGAAGCTTGGTTTCAAGAATGTTTTGGTGGTCAACCCTCGAGATCAGAAAGCCTTGTGTAAGGATTTGAAAAAGAATCCCATTACGATATTCCCGGGTTTAAATACACTTTTCAATGCCCTTTTGCACAATGAGGATTTTCGGAAGCTGGACTTCAGTAATTTGAAAATAACGATTGCTGGTGGAATGGCCTTGCAAAAAAGTGTGGCCGATGAATGGGAAAAGTTGACCGGTTGCCGCATTACTGAGGGCTATGGCTTATCCGAAACCTCGCCTGTATTGTCTGTAAACCCGGTAGATGGTACGCAGCAAATCGGGACAATCGGTATTCCAGTGCCCTCTACGATTATGCGTGTGCTTAAAGAAGATGGCACTTGGGCCGAAGCAGATGAGGTGGGTGAGATCTGTGCTTTTGGTCCTCAGGTGATGAAGGGCTATTACAAAAGACCGCAGGAAACCGAAAAGGTTTTTGTGAAAGATGAATTGGGCCGAGATTTTTTCAAAACGGGCGACATTGGCCTCATGCGAGAAGATGGATATTTCAAAATTGTGGACCGTAAGAAAGACATGATCCTCGTTTCGGGCTTCAATGTATACCCTAATGAAGTGGAAGATGTGTTGGCACAACATCCTGATATTGTAGAGGTGGCCTGCGTAGGAGTGAAAGATGCTCGTTCGACAGAAGCTGTGAAAGTGTTTATTGTGCGAAAAAATGAAAGTCTTACTGCCGATGAAGTTAAAAGGTTTGCAAGAGAGAATCTTACGGCCTATAAATGTCCAAAACAAGTAGAGTTTAGGGATGAATTGCCGAAAACCAATGTGGGTAAAATCCTGCGGAGGAAGTTGAAAGAGGAGGACGAAAGTGTACATTCCTAA
- a CDS encoding RNA polymerase sigma factor produces MHDEKQIIERCLKQDRLAQKQLYDLYSGRLFVVALRYMKDEDEAQDVLQDAFIKVFKYLDTFRADSPIEVWLRKIVVNTALKALKRKSNLTLALDGDHMINHEYHHQNLGFENLSLQHLLKMIGDLPEGCRTVFNLYAIDGYKHNEIADMLGVTEGTSKSQYSRAKGLLQEKLRNGVLDIKPQNVE; encoded by the coding sequence ATGCATGACGAAAAACAAATAATTGAACGCTGTCTCAAACAAGACAGACTGGCCCAAAAACAGTTATACGATCTGTATTCGGGAAGATTGTTTGTTGTCGCCTTGCGATACATGAAAGACGAAGATGAAGCCCAAGACGTACTCCAAGATGCCTTTATCAAGGTTTTTAAATATTTGGATACGTTTAGGGCAGACAGTCCGATTGAAGTTTGGTTGCGTAAAATTGTAGTGAATACCGCACTTAAAGCTTTGAAACGTAAATCAAATCTGACATTGGCCTTGGATGGTGACCACATGATTAATCACGAATATCACCACCAAAATCTCGGTTTTGAAAACCTCTCGTTGCAACACCTATTGAAAATGATTGGCGATTTGCCCGAAGGATGTAGAACGGTTTTTAACCTCTACGCCATCGACGGGTATAAACACAATGAAATAGCTGATATGTTGGGTGTTACAGAGGGAACGTCAAAATCGCAATACTCAAGAGCCAAGGGGCTCTTACAAGAAAAACTGAGGAATGGAGTTTTGGACATTAAACCTCAAAACGTTGAATAG
- the ribD gene encoding bifunctional diaminohydroxyphosphoribosylaminopyrimidine deaminase/5-amino-6-(5-phosphoribosylamino)uracil reductase RibD, translating into MQRAIELAQLGLGSTSPNPMVGCVIVHENKIIGEGWHQKYGEAHAEVHAIRSVEQKHLLAEATAYVSLEPCSHFGKTPPCADLLIQHKLKRVVVCNKDPFPAVNGTGIEKLKAAGIDVEVGILEEQGRILNKRFFTFNEKKRPFVILKWAESADGFVALENGQPVAISGPEAQQHSHKWRTEEAAILVGANTVLHDNPELTARHWTGRNPIRVVLDLNSRISAESKVLNHKSKTIVFTETINRSLPEAITQIEVDRRESIVPQILDGLYRQKIDSVLVEGGPRLHRLFLEQQTADEIRIFKSKALLLGKGIHSAPWPTHWPQHQGTDCGKDILHVFSPGFQPFL; encoded by the coding sequence ATGCAAAGGGCTATCGAGTTGGCCCAACTTGGCTTGGGCAGCACGAGTCCAAACCCCATGGTTGGTTGCGTGATTGTCCATGAAAATAAAATTATTGGCGAAGGCTGGCATCAAAAATACGGAGAAGCCCATGCCGAAGTCCATGCCATCCGTTCTGTAGAACAAAAGCACTTACTTGCCGAAGCCACGGCCTACGTGAGCCTGGAGCCTTGCAGCCACTTTGGCAAGACCCCACCCTGTGCCGACCTTCTCATTCAACATAAACTGAAGCGGGTGGTCGTTTGCAACAAAGACCCTTTTCCTGCTGTAAATGGAACCGGCATTGAAAAACTCAAAGCTGCTGGAATCGACGTAGAAGTCGGTATTTTGGAAGAGCAAGGACGTATACTCAATAAGCGTTTCTTTACTTTCAATGAAAAAAAACGACCTTTTGTAATACTGAAATGGGCCGAAAGTGCCGACGGTTTTGTAGCCTTGGAAAACGGACAACCTGTGGCTATCAGCGGTCCAGAAGCTCAACAACACAGTCACAAGTGGAGAACGGAAGAAGCCGCTATATTGGTTGGGGCGAATACTGTTCTTCACGACAACCCAGAATTGACGGCAAGGCATTGGACAGGCCGAAACCCTATTCGTGTCGTACTGGATTTGAACAGCCGAATTTCCGCCGAAAGCAAGGTATTGAACCATAAGAGCAAAACAATCGTATTTACTGAAACAATAAACAGATCCTTACCTGAAGCTATTACGCAAATTGAGGTGGATCGGCGAGAAAGCATAGTGCCGCAAATATTGGACGGCCTTTATCGTCAAAAAATTGATTCTGTGTTGGTAGAAGGCGGCCCTAGATTGCACCGCCTGTTTCTGGAACAACAAACGGCCGACGAAATACGTATTTTCAAAAGTAAGGCCTTGTTGCTTGGCAAAGGTATCCATTCTGCCCCTTGGCCGACACATTGGCCACAACATCAAGGAACGGATTGCGGGAAGGATATTCTGCATGTTTTTTCGCCCGGATTCCAACCATTTTTGTAG
- a CDS encoding YciI family protein, whose protein sequence is MKQFLISAYDFTDSEALSRRMAARAAHLENIQVLKEQGHFIKAGAYLNEKGDMIGSAMMMQFEDRAALDLYLENEPYVGQKVWENIEVKEIRIANI, encoded by the coding sequence ATGAAACAATTTTTAATCTCTGCCTACGACTTCACCGATTCCGAGGCTTTATCGCGTAGAATGGCTGCAAGAGCTGCCCATTTGGAGAATATTCAAGTATTGAAAGAGCAAGGGCATTTTATCAAAGCGGGTGCTTATCTCAACGAAAAGGGCGACATGATTGGCTCGGCCATGATGATGCAGTTTGAAGACCGGGCCGCTCTCGATCTTTATCTGGAAAACGAACCCTATGTTGGCCAAAAAGTGTGGGAAAATATTGAGGTAAAAGAAATACGCATTGCCAATATCTGA
- a CDS encoding glycosyltransferase, whose translation MPGISLIICCYNSARTIQETLKHIFGQELSPDQAWEVLLVNNNSSDNTVDLAREMASQNEHIDFKIVDEPRAGLSYARETGVRSTKYPVISFVDDDNLIPKNWVAYMSEKFSDENVGVLGCTAIGRFDVEPPEWYTKDHHKFAFATGRLYAGAPFLDITQDALLFGAGLTLRKEIFEKLWQRHWEPLLMGRKGQVQTGGDDSEITLAARLLGYRLFFTDEVKLTHWITGNRLSLERLKKMTAGFGMADVFLLAYNYCYFEKEGQLSPVFRLRRYWWFNYFGKSLAFLKAKLKSYLGRDKFDQEINSIRAKAFCQCLLAERKKFNQSFDQVRKLVNA comes from the coding sequence ATGCCCGGAATTAGCCTCATCATTTGCTGTTACAACAGTGCCCGAACCATTCAAGAAACCCTGAAGCACATATTCGGTCAGGAACTAAGCCCTGATCAAGCTTGGGAGGTTTTGCTCGTGAACAACAATTCGAGCGACAATACTGTGGATCTGGCTCGCGAAATGGCCAGCCAAAATGAGCATATCGATTTCAAAATAGTGGATGAACCCCGTGCCGGACTTTCCTATGCACGGGAAACGGGTGTGCGATCCACAAAGTATCCCGTGATCTCATTCGTAGACGACGACAATTTGATTCCAAAAAACTGGGTAGCCTATATGTCTGAGAAATTCAGCGACGAAAATGTGGGTGTTCTGGGCTGTACAGCAATAGGGAGATTTGACGTCGAGCCACCAGAATGGTATACGAAAGATCATCATAAATTTGCCTTTGCCACAGGTAGACTTTACGCGGGAGCTCCCTTTCTCGACATCACGCAAGACGCCCTTCTGTTTGGAGCAGGCTTAACCCTAAGAAAAGAAATATTTGAAAAACTCTGGCAACGCCACTGGGAACCTCTGCTTATGGGCAGAAAAGGACAAGTACAGACTGGCGGCGATGATTCGGAGATTACCTTGGCCGCTCGCCTTTTGGGCTATCGGCTGTTCTTTACCGATGAAGTAAAACTGACACACTGGATCACCGGAAACCGCTTGAGTCTTGAACGTTTGAAAAAAATGACAGCGGGCTTCGGTATGGCCGATGTCTTTCTTTTAGCCTACAATTATTGTTATTTTGAAAAAGAAGGCCAATTGAGTCCAGTTTTCAGACTTCGCAGGTATTGGTGGTTCAATTATTTTGGCAAATCCCTGGCATTTTTAAAGGCCAAATTAAAATCCTATTTGGGACGAGACAAATTCGATCAGGAGATCAACAGTATCCGTGCAAAGGCTTTTTGCCAATGCCTATTGGCCGAACGCAAAAAATTCAATCAATCTTTCGACCAAGTTCGAAAACTAGTTAACGCATAA